The Thermodesulfovibrionia bacterium genome includes a window with the following:
- a CDS encoding polysaccharide deacetylase family protein, with product MVDAYLCNKKFDIDTVAITFDDGFKDNYTHAYPVLKKNNVPAAVFVASCFIGDKEGLSKDDMAIMQKGGIRFGAHTMTHKVLAELIRDAAVREICDSKSALEEILQEKVNYFAYPYGKRGRDFTDETMQVVKDAGFIAAFATDNGFITEENDIFALKRIGVRNFPLFVLKARLSGIFENSLIHIFRKCFRI from the coding sequence ATGGTAGATGCGTATCTGTGTAATAAGAAGTTTGATATTGATACAGTTGCCATTACATTTGATGACGGGTTTAAAGACAATTATACACATGCATATCCTGTGCTGAAAAAAAATAATGTTCCGGCAGCAGTATTTGTTGCCTCTTGCTTCATAGGGGATAAAGAAGGACTGAGCAAAGACGATATGGCCATAATGCAAAAAGGCGGGATAAGATTTGGCGCGCATACTATGACACATAAAGTTCTGGCTGAATTAATCAGAGATGCGGCTGTCCGTGAAATCTGTGATTCAAAATCAGCGCTTGAGGAAATTCTTCAGGAAAAGGTTAATTATTTCGCATATCCATATGGCAAGAGAGGAAGAGATTTTACAGATGAGACAATGCAGGTTGTTAAAGATGCCGGTTTCATTGCTGCTTTTGCAACGGACAACGGATTTATTACTGAGGAAAATGATATTTTCGCGCTAAAAAGAATAGGCGTGAGAAACTTTCCTTTGTTTGTATTAAAGGCCCGGCTTTCCGGCATATTTGAAAATAGCTTAATACATATTTTTCGTAAATGTTTTCGGATATGA